In Microbacterium cremeum, a genomic segment contains:
- a CDS encoding glycosyltransferase, whose translation MHVVMFGDQHAETLGGAQVSMRLQRRFLEKAGHTVTMVAPAVHGARGRSIAPDEVYVDIPSIPITPDREYSMSWPGRRTDRRVDAALAARPPVDVVHVQADFWGAFIGHRFAARHGLPVVHTMHNRVDVGIEATAPFPKLVLRALNAWQRRALRASGTGSDGWAYLRRFAAQSDAVTAPSSHFARRLEAHGVAPRGRRGLAPSLEAPSTTPVVDVIWNGIDDDILDEVLAELAHPDKARRPRFVWLGRMSPEKRLLPFLEALDLSGVDADVEVIGGGGQLRAARRLVERLRPRATVVFAGRMPYAQTLRRIAAADAVVQTSIGFETQGMTIFEAASLGTPAIVSDPDLAAELGTGCWTVGDGVTPDPSVAALADALRAAASAISAGTPRVPDPAIRERFRQSSRTAAMIEVYARVTA comes from the coding sequence ATGCACGTCGTGATGTTCGGCGACCAGCACGCCGAGACCCTCGGCGGGGCTCAGGTCTCGATGCGGCTGCAGCGACGCTTCCTCGAGAAGGCCGGTCACACCGTGACGATGGTCGCTCCGGCCGTGCACGGAGCCCGCGGGCGCTCGATCGCCCCCGACGAGGTCTACGTCGACATCCCGTCGATCCCGATCACGCCGGATCGGGAGTACTCGATGTCGTGGCCGGGCCGACGGACCGATCGGCGGGTGGATGCTGCGCTCGCCGCGCGCCCGCCGGTGGACGTCGTGCACGTGCAGGCCGACTTCTGGGGCGCCTTCATCGGCCACCGCTTCGCCGCGCGGCACGGTCTGCCGGTGGTGCACACGATGCACAACCGCGTGGACGTGGGGATCGAGGCGACCGCCCCCTTCCCGAAGCTCGTGCTGCGCGCGCTCAACGCGTGGCAGCGCCGCGCGCTGCGCGCTTCGGGGACGGGTTCGGACGGCTGGGCGTACCTGCGGCGATTCGCCGCGCAATCCGATGCCGTGACCGCGCCGTCGTCGCACTTCGCCCGACGGCTCGAGGCCCATGGCGTCGCTCCGCGGGGCCGCCGCGGCCTGGCGCCCTCTCTCGAGGCGCCGTCGACGACCCCGGTCGTCGACGTGATCTGGAACGGCATCGACGACGACATCCTCGACGAGGTCCTGGCCGAGCTCGCCCACCCCGATAAGGCACGGAGGCCGCGGTTCGTGTGGCTGGGGCGCATGAGCCCCGAGAAGCGGCTGCTGCCGTTCCTTGAGGCGCTCGACCTGTCGGGCGTCGACGCCGACGTCGAGGTGATCGGCGGCGGCGGGCAGCTGCGCGCGGCCCGCCGGCTCGTCGAGAGGCTGCGTCCGCGGGCGACGGTCGTGTTCGCGGGGCGGATGCCGTACGCGCAGACCCTGCGCCGGATCGCGGCCGCGGATGCCGTCGTGCAGACCTCGATCGGATTCGAGACGCAGGGCATGACGATCTTCGAGGCCGCGTCGCTGGGCACGCCGGCGATCGTGAGCGACCCCGATCTCGCCGCCGAGCTCGGCACGGGCTGCTGGACCGTCGGCGACGGCGTCACGCCGGACCCATCGGTCGCCGCCCTCGCCGACGCGCTGCGGGCCGCGGCATCCGCCATCTCGGCCGGCACGCCGCGCGTGCCCGACCCGGCGATCCGCGAGCGCTTCCGGCAATCGTCGCGGACGGCCGCGATGATCGAGGTCTACGCCCGCGTCACCGCTTGA
- a CDS encoding GAP family protein — protein MGAVIGDILPLALGVAISPVPIIAAILMLLSPRARVTSVGFLLGWVAGIVVAVTVFTLLSSVLPDSDADDSKPITGIIQIALGALLLLVALRQWRSRPKAGEEPALPKWMHAIDDVTFAKALGLGFLLSAVNPKNLLLAAAGGTDIGSAGLDTGSIVLVVAVFTLIAASTILIPVVGYLIAAEKLKAPLAALRGWLAKENAVIMAVLLLVIGVNLIGKGIAAF, from the coding sequence ATGGGCGCCGTCATCGGAGACATCCTCCCCCTCGCACTCGGTGTCGCGATCAGCCCGGTGCCGATCATCGCCGCGATCCTCATGCTTCTCTCGCCCCGCGCGCGCGTCACGAGCGTCGGGTTCCTGCTGGGCTGGGTGGCCGGCATCGTGGTCGCGGTCACGGTGTTCACGCTGCTGTCCTCGGTGCTGCCCGACAGCGACGCCGACGACTCGAAGCCGATCACAGGCATCATCCAGATCGCGCTCGGCGCGCTGCTCCTGCTGGTCGCGCTGCGCCAGTGGCGCAGCCGGCCGAAGGCCGGTGAAGAGCCGGCGCTGCCGAAGTGGATGCACGCGATCGACGACGTCACCTTCGCGAAGGCGCTCGGCCTCGGGTTCCTGCTGTCGGCGGTCAACCCCAAGAACCTGCTGCTGGCCGCCGCCGGCGGCACCGACATCGGATCGGCGGGACTCGACACCGGCTCGATCGTGCTGGTGGTCGCGGTGTTCACGCTGATCGCGGCATCCACGATCCTCATCCCGGTCGTCGGCTATCTCATCGCCGCCGAGAAGCTGAAGGCGCCGCTGGCGGCACTGCGCGGCTGGCTCGCCAAGGAGAACGCGGTCATCATGGCCGTGCTGCTGCTGGTCATCGGCGTGAACCTCATCGGCAAGGGCATCGCCGCCTTCTGA
- a CDS encoding ATP-dependent Clp protease ATP-binding subunit, translating into MNAQPMPGQEEQQSALEQFGINLTDRARQGKLDPVIGRDSEIRRVSQVLTRRTKNNPVLIGEPGVGKTAVVEGLAQRIVAGDVAESLKDKELVTLDISALVAGAMYRGQFEERLKGVLKEITESDGRIITFIDELHVLMGAGGGEGSVAASNMLKPMLARGELRMIGATTLNEYREFIEKDAALERRFQQVYVGEPSVEDTVAILRGLKGRYEAHHGVTITDGALVAAASMSNRYIPSRQLPDKAIDLIDEAMSRLKMEIDSSPVEIDQLRRQVDRMRLEELALKKEKDDASKERLAKLREQMRQSESELTQLEARWERERAGLNRVGDLKKRLDTAITERDQALRAADYAKASRLEYETIKQLQAELDAAESAEADPAEERMVNEQVTDEDIAAVIAAWTGIPVGRLLQGETEKLLHLEAELGKRIIGQRDAVKAVSDAVRRSRAGISDPNRPTGSFLFLGPTGVGKTELAKALAEFLFDDEHAMVRIDMSEYGEKHSVSRLVGAPPGYIGYEQGGQLTEAVRRRPYSVVLLDEVEKAHPEVFDVLLQVMDDGRLTDGQGRTVDFKNVILILTSNLGSPILIDPTLSFEQKREQVQGLVRQAFKPEFVNRLDDIVVFQALTEDDLAQIVELAVDALQRRLHERRLTLAVTPDARAWLAERGYDPVFGARPLRRLIQSEIQDRLAMGLLSGGVRDGDVVRVDVEADGSHLALTSDGPAAAPETEDEDEVIEAELLDD; encoded by the coding sequence ATGAACGCACAACCCATGCCCGGGCAGGAGGAGCAGCAGAGCGCCCTCGAGCAGTTCGGGATCAACCTCACCGACCGCGCCCGGCAGGGCAAGCTCGATCCCGTCATCGGTCGCGACAGCGAGATCCGCCGTGTCAGCCAGGTGCTGACCCGCCGCACCAAGAACAACCCCGTGCTCATCGGCGAGCCCGGTGTCGGCAAGACGGCCGTCGTCGAGGGGCTCGCGCAGCGCATCGTCGCGGGCGACGTCGCCGAGTCGCTGAAAGACAAGGAGCTCGTCACCCTCGACATCTCGGCGCTCGTCGCCGGAGCGATGTACCGCGGTCAGTTCGAGGAGCGCCTCAAGGGCGTGCTGAAAGAGATCACCGAGTCCGACGGGCGCATCATCACGTTCATCGACGAGCTGCACGTGCTCATGGGTGCGGGCGGCGGCGAGGGCTCGGTCGCGGCGTCCAACATGCTCAAGCCCATGCTCGCGCGCGGCGAGCTGCGCATGATCGGCGCGACCACGCTCAACGAGTACCGCGAGTTCATCGAGAAGGATGCCGCGCTCGAGCGCCGCTTCCAGCAGGTCTACGTCGGCGAGCCGAGCGTCGAGGACACCGTGGCGATCCTGCGCGGCCTGAAGGGCCGCTACGAGGCGCACCACGGCGTCACGATCACCGACGGCGCGCTCGTCGCGGCGGCATCGATGAGCAACCGCTACATCCCGAGCCGGCAGCTGCCCGACAAGGCGATCGACCTCATCGACGAGGCGATGAGCCGCCTCAAGATGGAGATCGACTCCAGCCCCGTCGAGATCGACCAGCTCCGCCGCCAGGTCGACCGGATGCGGCTCGAAGAGCTCGCGCTGAAGAAGGAGAAGGACGACGCCTCGAAGGAGCGGCTGGCGAAGCTGCGCGAGCAGATGCGGCAGTCCGAGTCCGAGCTGACGCAGCTCGAGGCCCGGTGGGAGCGCGAACGCGCGGGACTGAACCGCGTCGGCGACCTCAAGAAGCGGCTCGACACCGCCATCACCGAGCGCGATCAGGCGCTGCGGGCCGCCGACTACGCGAAGGCGTCGCGCCTCGAGTACGAGACCATCAAGCAGCTGCAGGCCGAGCTCGACGCGGCCGAGAGCGCGGAGGCCGACCCCGCCGAGGAGCGCATGGTCAACGAGCAGGTGACCGACGAAGACATCGCCGCGGTCATCGCGGCGTGGACGGGTATCCCGGTCGGGCGACTGCTGCAGGGCGAGACCGAGAAGCTGCTGCATCTCGAGGCCGAGCTCGGCAAGCGCATCATCGGGCAGCGGGATGCCGTGAAGGCGGTGTCCGACGCGGTCCGCCGCTCGCGCGCCGGCATCAGCGACCCCAACCGCCCGACAGGCTCGTTCCTGTTCCTCGGGCCGACGGGTGTCGGAAAGACCGAGCTCGCCAAGGCGCTCGCCGAGTTCCTCTTCGACGACGAGCACGCCATGGTGCGCATCGACATGTCGGAGTACGGCGAGAAGCACTCCGTCTCGCGGCTGGTCGGCGCCCCTCCCGGCTACATCGGCTACGAGCAGGGCGGCCAGCTGACCGAGGCGGTGCGGCGCCGGCCCTACAGCGTCGTGCTGCTCGACGAGGTCGAGAAGGCCCACCCGGAGGTCTTCGACGTGCTGCTGCAGGTCATGGACGACGGGCGCCTCACCGACGGGCAGGGCCGGACGGTGGACTTCAAGAACGTCATCCTGATCCTGACGTCGAACCTCGGCTCGCCGATCCTCATCGACCCGACGCTCTCGTTCGAGCAGAAGCGCGAGCAGGTGCAGGGTCTCGTGCGGCAGGCGTTCAAGCCGGAGTTCGTCAACCGGCTCGACGACATCGTCGTGTTCCAGGCGCTCACCGAGGACGACCTCGCCCAGATCGTCGAGCTCGCCGTCGACGCCCTGCAGCGGCGTCTGCACGAGCGGCGCCTGACTCTCGCCGTCACGCCCGACGCGCGCGCGTGGCTCGCCGAGCGCGGGTACGACCCGGTGTTCGGCGCCCGGCCGCTGCGCCGGCTCATCCAGTCCGAGATCCAGGACCGCCTCGCGATGGGCCTGCTGTCGGGCGGCGTGCGCGACGGCGATGTGGTGCGGGTGGATGTCGAAGCCGACGGCTCGCACCTGGCGCTGACCAGCGACGGCCCGGCCGCGGCGCCCGAGACGGAGGACGAGGACGAGGTCATCGAGGCCGAGCTCCTCGACGACTGA
- a CDS encoding formylglycine-generating enzyme family protein codes for MVLLDGGTFRMGSEDFYPDERPVHEREVAPFRIDRYAVTNEQYTAFVDDTGYVTVAERELDPAAFAGADPADLVPGAMVFTPTPGPVDLGDWRNWWRWQPGAYWRRPFGPDSSIDERMRHPVVHIAFEDAVAYADWAGLRLPTEAEHEYAARGGLDGARFAWGDEPYPGGVPQANSWLGRFPYDNQGVGDAAPVGSYPANGFGLYDMTGNVWEWTTDYYTPRHLRLSDKPVDAGKRENLLAAASAQEGFPTIPRRVLKGGSHLCSPEYCLRFRPAARSPQAEDTGMSHIGFRCVQDA; via the coding sequence ATGGTGCTCCTCGACGGCGGGACGTTCCGCATGGGCTCGGAGGACTTCTACCCCGACGAGCGCCCCGTGCACGAGCGCGAGGTGGCGCCCTTCCGGATCGACCGGTACGCCGTGACCAACGAGCAGTACACGGCGTTCGTCGACGACACCGGGTACGTCACGGTCGCCGAGCGCGAGCTCGATCCGGCCGCGTTCGCGGGAGCCGACCCGGCCGACCTCGTGCCGGGAGCGATGGTCTTCACGCCGACCCCCGGGCCGGTCGACCTCGGCGACTGGCGCAACTGGTGGCGCTGGCAGCCGGGCGCCTATTGGCGCCGGCCGTTCGGCCCCGACTCGTCGATCGACGAGCGGATGCGGCACCCCGTCGTCCACATCGCCTTCGAGGATGCCGTCGCCTACGCCGACTGGGCGGGTCTGCGTCTGCCCACCGAGGCCGAGCACGAGTACGCGGCACGCGGCGGACTCGACGGCGCGCGGTTCGCGTGGGGCGACGAGCCCTACCCCGGCGGGGTTCCGCAGGCGAACTCGTGGCTCGGCCGCTTCCCCTACGACAACCAGGGGGTGGGGGATGCCGCGCCCGTCGGCTCGTACCCCGCCAACGGCTTCGGGCTGTACGACATGACCGGCAACGTGTGGGAATGGACCACCGACTACTACACGCCGCGGCACCTGCGCCTGTCCGACAAGCCGGTCGACGCGGGCAAGCGCGAGAACCTCCTGGCCGCCGCGAGCGCGCAGGAGGGCTTCCCCACCATCCCGCGGCGCGTGCTCAAAGGCGGGTCGCACCTGTGCTCGCCGGAGTACTGCCTGCGCTTCCGTCCGGCCGCGCGCTCACCGCAGGCCGAGGACACCGGGATGTCGCACATCGGGTTCCGCTGCGTTCAGGACGCCTGA
- a CDS encoding glycosyltransferase yields MTDPATPDATDAAKPRPLTILIGADTFLPHVNGAARFAERLAAGLVARGHDVHVMAPSAGHRNHGTFPETIEGQPMTMHRLPSWRWYPHDWLTFVLPWMSKHYARRALDEVKPDVVHIQSHIVIGRGLAREARKRGIPIIATNHVMAENILDFTTLPDSLNKVAVKIAWADAKRTFDLTRAVTTPTRRAADFLESTIEIEGVIPVSCGIDASNYSADLTPRDAHRLVFVGRLTTEKQIDVVLRAIAQLDPALDVRFDIVGNGDQRRNLEQLTAELGLSDRVFFHGHTTDEELRSYLTHASLFVIASIAELQSIATMEAMASGLPIVAADAVALPHLVHDGENGYLFRPGDVDDLTAKLTTVLTQSPEERLRMQRASLEGVKVHDMRRTLDTFEALYRDEPLPE; encoded by the coding sequence GTGACCGATCCTGCGACGCCCGACGCCACCGACGCCGCGAAACCGCGTCCTCTCACCATCCTCATCGGCGCCGACACCTTCCTCCCCCACGTCAACGGCGCCGCGCGCTTCGCCGAGCGCCTCGCCGCCGGTCTTGTCGCGCGCGGCCACGACGTCCACGTGATGGCCCCCAGCGCCGGCCACCGCAACCACGGCACCTTCCCCGAGACGATCGAAGGGCAGCCGATGACGATGCACCGGCTGCCGTCGTGGCGCTGGTATCCGCACGACTGGCTCACCTTCGTGCTGCCGTGGATGTCGAAGCACTACGCGCGTCGCGCGCTCGACGAGGTGAAGCCCGACGTCGTTCACATCCAGTCCCACATCGTGATCGGACGCGGACTGGCCCGCGAAGCCCGCAAGCGCGGCATCCCGATCATCGCGACCAACCACGTGATGGCCGAGAACATCCTCGACTTCACCACGCTGCCCGACTCGCTCAACAAGGTGGCCGTCAAGATCGCGTGGGCCGACGCGAAGCGCACGTTCGACCTCACGCGCGCGGTCACCACTCCGACCCGCCGGGCCGCCGACTTCCTCGAGTCGACGATCGAGATCGAGGGCGTCATCCCGGTCAGCTGCGGCATCGACGCGAGCAACTACAGCGCCGACCTCACGCCGCGCGACGCGCACCGCCTGGTGTTCGTCGGCCGGCTCACCACCGAGAAGCAGATCGACGTGGTCCTGCGCGCGATCGCACAGCTCGACCCCGCGCTCGACGTGCGCTTCGACATCGTGGGCAACGGCGACCAGCGCCGCAACCTCGAGCAGCTGACCGCCGAGCTCGGGCTCTCGGACCGCGTGTTCTTCCACGGCCACACCACCGACGAAGAGCTGCGCAGCTACCTCACCCACGCCAGCCTGTTCGTGATCGCCTCGATCGCCGAGCTGCAGTCGATCGCCACGATGGAGGCGATGGCCTCGGGTCTGCCGATCGTGGCGGCCGACGCCGTGGCCCTGCCGCACCTGGTGCACGACGGCGAGAACGGCTACCTGTTCCGGCCGGGCGACGTCGACGACCTGACCGCGAAGCTCACCACGGTGCTGACCCAGTCGCCCGAAGAGCGCCTGCGCATGCAGCGCGCCTCGCTCGAGGGCGTCAAGGTGCACGACATGCGCCGCACGCTCGACACGTTCGAGGCGCTGTACCGCGACGAGCCGCTGCCCGAGTAG
- a CDS encoding DUF7144 family membrane protein has translation MTDNDTTVTGWVGWGVFAAVVLIISGIINIFHGLQALIGPDTAYFLGEAGLFSLDIEAWGWFHLILGVLILLVGLALWGGATWARVIAVILVALNAIAQLTLIAAQPWLSLAVLALDILVIYALTVHGRELKAR, from the coding sequence ATGACCGACAACGACACCACCGTCACCGGCTGGGTGGGATGGGGCGTGTTCGCCGCCGTCGTCCTCATCATCTCCGGAATCATCAACATCTTCCACGGCCTGCAGGCCCTCATCGGGCCCGACACGGCCTACTTCCTCGGCGAGGCGGGCCTGTTCTCGCTCGACATCGAAGCGTGGGGCTGGTTCCACCTGATCCTCGGTGTGCTGATCCTCCTGGTCGGCCTCGCCCTGTGGGGCGGCGCGACGTGGGCACGCGTCATCGCGGTCATCCTGGTCGCGCTGAACGCCATCGCGCAGCTCACGCTGATCGCGGCGCAGCCGTGGCTCTCGCTCGCCGTCCTCGCGCTCGACATCCTCGTGATCTACGCGCTCACGGTGCACGGTCGCGAGCTCAAGGCGCGCTGA
- a CDS encoding dodecin family protein translates to MSNTSVARVTTITARSPESFEAALKEGIARSHATLRNVSGAWVKEQTVECDDGAITTFQVVLEVTFVLDD, encoded by the coding sequence ATGAGCAACACGTCGGTCGCACGCGTCACCACCATCACCGCCCGGTCGCCCGAGAGCTTCGAGGCGGCGCTCAAGGAAGGCATCGCCCGCTCCCACGCGACGTTGCGCAACGTCAGCGGAGCGTGGGTCAAGGAACAGACGGTCGAGTGCGACGACGGCGCCATCACGACGTTCCAGGTCGTGCTGGAAGTGACCTTCGTCCTCGACGACTGA
- a CDS encoding SulP family inorganic anion transporter: MSLDPRTWFSRKTLRRDLVAGVTLGVESVPDGLAQGLLAGVNPLAGLYGHLFGMVGAALFTSSALMTVQVTGAMALIVADADLQTRADPDRALFTLAMLSGVLLVVLGLLGGGRLVRFVPTAVMTGFVTAVGVNIVLGQLSNLTGYASRGVNRIAKTLDLATHVLEWSVPSLVVGAITILIIVLLQHTRVGALSLVVAVVVGSICAVLLNLWVPHPVIVLHDLVDVPGSLPAPVLPSLDDLLFVAIPAVSLTFVALVQGAGVSAGIASRDGKPADVSRDLIGQGAGNLLSGLFRGMPVGGSSSGSSLVVTAGAQTRLVYFLAAGVMSLVILFASDLVAFIAMPALAGLLIVVGVTAVKPSRVYSVVKSGPLPTVVMAVTFVLMLVIPLQFAVLAGVGLGIILFVAQQSNHLRVRRVVFAADGRMREIDPPHAIPPREIVVLQPYGSLFFASAPTFERQLPEVTAESQNSVVIVRLRGTDDVGLAFVEVLRRYARDLARVGSSLKVVVSEEVVVRQLEAGGLAVDIGDDNIYRGTEWVGAALRRAYDDARDERNRS, translated from the coding sequence GTGAGTCTGGATCCGCGCACGTGGTTCTCGCGCAAGACGCTGCGCCGCGACCTCGTGGCGGGCGTCACGCTCGGCGTCGAGAGCGTGCCCGACGGGCTCGCGCAGGGCCTGCTGGCGGGCGTCAACCCGCTCGCCGGCCTCTACGGCCATCTGTTCGGCATGGTCGGGGCCGCGCTGTTCACCAGCAGCGCGCTCATGACCGTGCAGGTCACCGGCGCGATGGCGCTCATCGTCGCTGACGCCGATCTGCAGACCCGCGCCGACCCCGACCGCGCGCTGTTCACGCTCGCGATGCTCAGCGGCGTGCTGCTGGTCGTGCTCGGGCTCCTGGGCGGCGGGCGGCTGGTGAGGTTCGTCCCCACCGCCGTGATGACCGGGTTCGTCACCGCCGTCGGGGTCAACATCGTGCTGGGCCAGCTGTCGAACCTCACCGGCTACGCCTCGCGCGGCGTGAACCGCATCGCGAAGACGCTCGACCTCGCGACGCACGTCCTGGAGTGGAGCGTGCCGTCGCTCGTGGTGGGCGCCATCACGATCCTGATCATCGTGCTGCTCCAGCACACGCGGGTCGGCGCGCTCAGCCTCGTCGTCGCGGTCGTCGTCGGATCGATCTGTGCCGTTCTGCTGAACCTGTGGGTGCCGCATCCGGTCATCGTCCTGCACGATCTCGTCGACGTGCCGGGCTCGCTGCCGGCCCCCGTGCTGCCCAGCCTCGACGACCTCCTCTTCGTGGCGATCCCCGCGGTGTCGCTGACGTTCGTGGCGCTCGTCCAGGGGGCGGGTGTCTCGGCGGGCATCGCCTCACGGGACGGCAAACCCGCCGACGTCTCGCGCGACCTGATCGGTCAGGGCGCCGGCAACCTGCTGTCGGGGCTGTTCCGCGGGATGCCGGTGGGCGGATCGTCGTCGGGATCGTCGCTGGTGGTGACCGCCGGCGCGCAGACCCGGCTGGTGTACTTCCTCGCGGCCGGAGTCATGTCGCTGGTGATCCTGTTCGCGTCCGACCTCGTCGCGTTCATCGCGATGCCGGCGCTGGCGGGCCTGCTGATCGTCGTCGGGGTGACGGCGGTGAAGCCCAGTCGCGTGTATTCGGTGGTCAAGAGCGGGCCCCTTCCCACCGTCGTCATGGCGGTGACGTTCGTGCTGATGCTCGTCATCCCGCTGCAGTTCGCCGTCCTGGCGGGCGTCGGGCTCGGCATCATCCTGTTCGTCGCGCAGCAGTCCAACCACCTCCGCGTGCGCCGCGTGGTGTTCGCCGCCGACGGCCGGATGCGCGAGATCGACCCGCCGCACGCCATCCCGCCCCGCGAGATCGTCGTCCTCCAGCCCTACGGCAGTCTCTTCTTCGCCAGCGCGCCGACGTTCGAGCGCCAGCTTCCCGAGGTCACGGCCGAGTCGCAGAACTCCGTCGTCATCGTGCGGCTGCGCGGCACCGACGACGTCGGGCTCGCGTTCGTCGAGGTGCTGCGCCGCTATGCGCGCGATCTGGCGCGGGTGGGCTCGAGCCTGAAGGTCGTGGTCAGCGAGGAGGTCGTCGTGCGGCAGCTCGAGGCCGGCGGGCTGGCCGTCGACATCGGCGACGACAACATCTACCGCGGCACCGAGTGGGTGGGCGCGGCGCTGCGGCGCGCGTACGACGACGCGCGCGACGAGCGCAACCGCTCCTGA
- a CDS encoding GlxA family transcriptional regulator, with translation MKTVACIVMDGFAPFEFGVACEAFGLDRSDDGVPNFDFRVVTADPGVVQSKMGFSINVDADLSFAYEADLVVVCPTPREYWQRTDPRVLDVVRAAVARDAWVLSVCSGSFILAAAGVLDGRRATTHWMYAPTMMGMYPQIDVDPDVLYVQDGRIITSAGTAAGLDACLHLLRQEIGAELTNKIARRMVVPPQRDGGQAQFIDKPLPATTSLSLAPVTDWMLDNLRLDLTVDQLAAKAHMSPRTFARRFKADHGATPAAWLARQRIIHAQRLLEKTDLGLDRIAYESGFGSAAVLRQNFARVLGTTPTAYRARFRCTDEEHDMTDASAPAEAGAEASVLVA, from the coding sequence GTGAAGACAGTCGCCTGCATCGTGATGGACGGCTTCGCGCCGTTCGAGTTCGGCGTGGCCTGCGAGGCGTTCGGCCTCGATCGCTCGGACGACGGCGTCCCGAACTTCGACTTCCGTGTCGTCACGGCCGACCCCGGGGTCGTGCAGTCCAAGATGGGGTTCTCGATCAACGTCGACGCCGACCTGTCGTTCGCCTACGAGGCCGACCTCGTCGTGGTGTGCCCCACCCCGCGCGAGTACTGGCAGCGCACCGATCCGCGTGTGCTCGACGTCGTGCGCGCGGCGGTCGCACGAGACGCGTGGGTGCTGAGCGTGTGCAGCGGGTCGTTCATCCTCGCCGCCGCGGGCGTGCTCGACGGGCGACGCGCGACGACCCACTGGATGTACGCGCCCACCATGATGGGGATGTATCCGCAGATCGACGTCGACCCCGACGTGCTCTACGTGCAGGACGGTCGCATCATCACGAGCGCCGGAACCGCGGCGGGTCTCGACGCCTGCCTGCACCTGCTGCGGCAGGAGATCGGCGCGGAGCTCACCAACAAGATCGCCCGGCGCATGGTCGTGCCCCCGCAGCGCGACGGCGGGCAGGCGCAGTTCATCGACAAGCCGCTGCCGGCCACCACGTCGCTCTCGCTCGCGCCGGTCACGGACTGGATGCTCGACAACCTGCGCCTCGACCTCACCGTCGACCAGCTCGCCGCCAAGGCCCACATGTCGCCGCGCACCTTCGCCCGCCGGTTCAAGGCCGACCACGGCGCGACTCCGGCGGCGTGGCTGGCGCGTCAGCGCATCATCCACGCGCAGCGACTGCTCGAGAAGACCGACCTCGGCCTCGACCGTATCGCCTACGAGAGCGGCTTCGGCTCGGCCGCGGTGCTGCGGCAGAACTTCGCACGCGTGCTGGGCACGACCCCCACCGCGTACCGCGCGCGTTTCCGCTGCACCGACGAAGAGCACGACATGACGGATGCCTCGGCCCCCGCCGAAGCGGGAGCCGAGGCATCCGTTCTCGTCGCGTGA